A single Micromonospora luteifusca DNA region contains:
- a CDS encoding DUF6510 family protein — MTEMSYLDGNMLDGPMHELFTVDLSTAVGRCENCGMTGSMASLHVYSHAPGLVARCPSCEAVMLRLVRGPDRAWLDMRGTTYLQVPMPMEQTFPGPL; from the coding sequence ATGACCGAGATGTCGTACCTGGACGGCAATATGCTCGACGGCCCGATGCACGAGTTGTTCACCGTCGACCTGAGCACCGCGGTGGGTCGCTGCGAAAACTGTGGGATGACCGGCTCGATGGCCAGCCTGCACGTCTACTCGCACGCACCCGGCCTCGTCGCCCGCTGCCCGTCCTGTGAGGCGGTGATGCTGCGTCTGGTCCGTGGGCCCGACCGGGCCTGGCTGGACATGCGCGGCACGACCTATCTCCAGGTGCCGATGCCGATGGAGCAGACGTTCCCCGGTCCGCTCTGA
- a CDS encoding ferredoxin reductase translates to MATSTPRTANRWQVGRLVERRVETPTAQTLVLEVPDWPGHLPGQHVDLRLTAPDGYQAARSYSVAGPVVDGPGGPRIEVTVQRVHDGEVSPYLIDVFGDGDPVEVRGPLGGWFIWRPEETAPVQLVAGGSGIVPLMAMIRARRATGSKAPFRLIYSVRTPRDVIYADELRRRIRDDFGLDIAYVYTREAPEGWRGEPHRIGLADVNTHGWPPDLQPLTYVCGPTGFVETVADLLVGLGHPSRRVKTERFGPTG, encoded by the coding sequence GTGGCGACGAGCACTCCGCGGACGGCCAATCGGTGGCAGGTCGGCCGCCTGGTGGAGCGCCGGGTGGAGACACCGACCGCGCAGACCCTGGTGCTGGAGGTGCCGGACTGGCCGGGGCACCTGCCCGGGCAGCACGTCGACCTGCGGCTGACCGCCCCGGACGGTTACCAGGCGGCACGGTCGTACTCCGTTGCCGGGCCCGTGGTGGACGGCCCGGGTGGCCCGCGCATCGAGGTGACCGTCCAGCGGGTGCACGACGGAGAGGTGTCCCCGTACCTCATCGATGTCTTTGGTGACGGCGACCCGGTGGAGGTCCGCGGACCGCTCGGTGGGTGGTTCATCTGGCGGCCGGAGGAGACCGCGCCGGTGCAGTTGGTCGCCGGTGGCTCCGGCATCGTGCCGCTGATGGCGATGATCCGCGCCCGACGGGCAACCGGCAGCAAGGCGCCGTTCCGGCTGATCTACTCGGTGCGCACCCCGCGCGACGTCATCTACGCCGACGAGCTGCGCCGCCGGATCCGCGACGACTTCGGCCTGGACATCGCGTACGTCTACACGCGCGAGGCACCCGAGGGTTGGCGCGGCGAGCCGCACCGGATCGGCCTTGCCGATGTCAACACGCACGGTTGGCCGCCGGACCTGCAACCGCTCACCTACGTCTGCGGCCCGACCGGGTTCGTGGAGACCGTGGCGGACCTGCTGGTGGGGCTGGGCCACCCGTCGCGGCGGGTCAAGACCGAACGTTTCGGCCCCACCGGCTGA
- a CDS encoding sulfite oxidase-like oxidoreductase produces the protein MGIVSPGFQGRPRTQEPALPPGQYLTEDFPVLSAGPTPRVSLDTWEFVIAAENGSEYRWSWQELMALPQETPLVDIHCVTRWSKLGTTWQGVSLDTLLDGVDTGAHFALAHSYGGYTTNLPLDDLRGGRAWVVHTFDGAPLPAEHGGPARLLVPHLYFWKSAKWVRGIRLKTMDEPGFWETAGYHDYGDPWREQRYQGD, from the coding sequence ATGGGAATCGTGTCACCGGGCTTTCAGGGTCGGCCCCGAACACAGGAGCCGGCCCTGCCACCCGGTCAATACCTGACCGAGGACTTTCCGGTGCTCTCGGCCGGGCCGACGCCCCGGGTGTCCCTGGACACCTGGGAGTTCGTCATCGCCGCCGAGAACGGCAGCGAGTACCGGTGGTCGTGGCAGGAGCTGATGGCCCTGCCGCAGGAGACGCCACTGGTGGACATCCACTGCGTCACCCGCTGGTCGAAGCTCGGCACGACCTGGCAGGGCGTCTCACTGGACACGCTGCTCGACGGCGTCGACACCGGAGCGCACTTCGCGCTCGCGCACTCCTACGGCGGGTACACCACCAACCTGCCGCTGGACGACCTGCGCGGCGGCCGGGCCTGGGTGGTGCACACCTTCGACGGCGCTCCGCTGCCCGCCGAGCACGGTGGGCCGGCGCGGCTGCTGGTGCCGCACCTCTACTTCTGGAAATCCGCCAAGTGGGTGCGCGGCATCCGGCTCAAGACGATGGACGAGCCGGGGTTCTGGGAGACCGCCGGATACCACGACTACGGCGACCCCTGGCGCGAACAGCGGTACCAGGGTGACTGA